DNA from Struthio camelus isolate bStrCam1 chromosome 18, bStrCam1.hap1, whole genome shotgun sequence:
CCCTCCAAGAGCTCCGCGGGGGCTGGCGCTCCCCGGAGCGCAGGGAAGAGCCATTCGGAGCTGGGAAGGGCAGTGGGAAGGagcagcccccctccccgcaccccgGCCAGAGAGATGCACAGGGCTGGGTTGGAGGCGGCCAGGGTGCCCGGAGCCCTGTCCTGCGAGGTGAcgctggggcaggctctgggAGCCATCCGGGCTGGACAGAGAcccccgacggggcggcccgggcgcctGCCCTGGAAGCGGGGGCTGGAGGGGTCTGTCGCAGGCCACGGCCTGGCCGGTCCTGGCTGCTCAGGGAGCCCAAGGCTGGGCTGGATGCAGGTAGGGGCCTGATCCAGCCACCCACAAACCAGGGGAGCCTGACCGCCGCTTTCCTTGTCCCTCCTGCTCCATgcttgctgctctccagcaaagcGACTTTCTCCACCCACGGGCAGGGGGAAGAGACCGGCTGGGCTTGGGTGGGGGGCTCCGGCTTTGCACCCCCTGCCTGGTCGGCAGCAACATGCTGGTGGGGGAGGGATATGCTGCAGCTGGGCAGAAGCTGCCGACGCTGCTCTCCTGGAAATAACCTTGCTGCATGCTCGGAGGCAGCGTGAGAAATTGCTGAGCAGAGCGCTTTTTGCACAGCCCGTGTGACCACGCTGTCAGcacggcgcggggagccgcgcgggGGGGCATGGCTCTGCCACGGCctcgccggccccgctccccacCATGGCGTGCCGGTCCCCAGCCTCAGGGGAACAAACCGcggctgccccagctgcagctcgCCCTGGCAGGGAGCCCACCCGGGGGTCCTGCAGAGCAGGAACCTGcattttggaggggggagggttgCATGGTCCCAGATGGGTGGAGTGCCCACTCTGACCTGCGGGCAGGCACGCCTGGGGCCGCAGCGAGCCTGGCTGAGTGCAGCCCGCCCGAACGCATTCAGCCGCGGCCCCTGACAGCCCACGCTGTCACAAATGGTGGAGAAACGTCCTCTGAAGCAGCTAGCAAGGACCAGCATGCAAAATGCAGGGAGATGGTCCGGGCTGCCCGGAGCACGGCGGTGTCACAGCGCGCCGTCAGCAGCGCGCATCGCCAGGCGGGCAGAAGGCTGCATCGCTCCCCCCGTGCCCGGCCCACGCGTCGCGGTGACCTTCGCACGCCGGGAGCGCGGGCGGGGGGATCCCCCGCGGCGCCTGCTCCGCGACAGCTTGAGAGCTGCCGACCTGCAGCCGGGCCACGAGACCGACCTGCGCCCCAGCTTGCAGCGGGGCCGCCCCGTGGGAGCGCACGGTTTTCCGCAGGCTCCCAGAGCCCGCAGCTCATTAGCAGCGCTGCGGCAGGGACAGCTGCCGGCAGCTAACGgcccccgggggctgcccgcggccgggCACGGAGGGGCTCCCCTGGGCAGCCGCAGCTGGGCGTCTCGCAGCCCGGGGCTGAGCAGGGACAGGGCACCGCAGGGACAGGGCACCGCGTGGGGCTTGGCCCCGCTCCTGCATCCCCCATCAGGCATGAGGAAAGCAGCGTTTTTGGCTGACGGCGTTCCTCCATCCAAAACCCACTCGGGTTTTACACCCCCAGCGCTGGCACCGGCCTCGGGGTCAGGCCCGGCGCTGGGGACGGTGACCGCGCTGTGTCGTCCCCGCAGGGTACATCCCGCACTGCCTGGCGCCCACCGGCTACGACGCCGACAAGAAGCAGGgcctcccgctgccgccggccgacCCGGCGTACGCGCCGGCCCACGAGGAGTACAGTGACCCCGAGAGCCCCCAGTCCAGCTTCTCGGCCCGCTACTTCCACGGCGAGGCGGCGGTGACGGACAGCTACTCCATGGATGCCTTCTTCATCACAGACGGGCGGTCGCGGCGGCGCAGCGAGAGCCAGCGCCGCGGCAGCCACCGCCACTCCTGCCCCGAGTGCGGCAAGACCTAcgccacctcctccaacctcagcCGGCACAAGCAGACCCACCGCAGCCTGGACAGCAAGATGGCCAGGAAATGCCCCACCTGCGGCAAAGCCTACGTCTCCATGCCCGCCCTGGCCATGCACGTCCTCACCCACAACCTCAAGCACAAGTGCGACGTGTGCGGCAAGGCCTTCAgccggccctggctgctgcagggccaCATGCGCTcgcacacgggcgagaagcccttCGGCTGCTCGCACTGCGGCAAGGCCTTCGCCGACCGCTCCAACCTGCGCGCCCACATGCAGACCCACTCCGCCTTCAAGCACTACAAGTGCAAGCAGTGCGAGAAGACCTTCGCCCTCAAGTCGTACCTCAACAAGCACTACGAGTCCGCCTGCTTCAAGGGCTCCGAACACAGCTGTGCAATGGGCAACtagcaccccggccccggccccagggagCCCTGCACTCTCCCCCTGCcttgccccggccccgggggaaggctgcccccgcgccccccccggggGTTTGGGGCGAGaaggggccccgcggcgggagccAGCCCCACGCGCTCCTGGGTgccgccgcagcccggcagcTTTCTCCGCGGGAGACTCGCTCCGGGAACCTCGCCCGGACCCCGGACAGACCTTCCTCCCCTCCGCTCGCGACGTTCCAcccatatttatttaatttattactattatttatttagagctgctgcttctcttcctggGAACCGCCGGGGGAAGAAAAGATGCTCGCCCGCTCCCTCCGCGAGCAAGGAGCTCGCCTCGTTGGAAACCCGGCGGGACGACAGGGCTGAGGAGGCGGCAAGGCGACGGCGTCGGGATGGCGCGCCTGGCGCGGACACCCCCAGCCCgtcctgcccccagggcagagagcaaaGCGCCGCGCTCCCTCGGCCCCCCCCGGCCATGGGGGGTCctcgcggcccgccgcccccgccgcacgaaagccggggggagccggggtctcCCGTGGGGCTCCCAGAGAGCGGCacgtccccgccgccgcgggacaCGGTCCCGGCGAGCTCCCCGCCTCGGCCGGGCGCCCGGCACCGTCCGCCCCACCGCGGGCACCCGCCGGCCCACGCGGCCCCCAGGGCGCCCCAGGTGGGACCCTCGCCCAAGcccgcacccctgcacccccggcCGGGGACGTTGCTCGGCCTCCTCCGCAGCCGGAGGTGCCGCCTGCAGCCCGCGCTGCGGCCCCGGGGCCACGGACGGGGCCGTCGCCCCCTCCCAGCCGGCCACGCAGGGGGAGGGGGCCATGTTGCTGCAACGTCCGGGTGAGTCTATTTATATGttcttatttatattatttataatttaaGCTTTTCACTATTTATTTGCCAAGGGCGGCTGGGCCACACCAGCACCCGCTGCCCTTTTGCACGGCTCGCGGGGCCTGGCAGGAGGCGGCAGAGCCGCAGCAGAGCTGCCGAGCCCAGGCCGCCActgcggggacagggacgggacccggccagggctgcgccgcgccgccgggggctggaggggcgAGGGCGTGAGCACGCCAGGCTGGCTGCACCGAGCAGCCCCGGCTCCGCGCTCCACAAACCTCAAGCAAAGGCAAAGCTGTTCTCCTTCGTCTTCCTCGCTGCTGCAGagtcctcttcctccccccgccccggggccggcctggGCAGGGAACGCAGCAGCGGTTCTATGCAACCTCCCGGCGGAGAGCACCTCGCCTGCccctgcgccgcggccccgcgcgcacCGCGTCCGCCAGCGGGGCCGCCCAGCGCCTCCTCCTCCTACCTCGGACCGCGAGCCGCCGCGGCGCGCGTCACCCCGTGCCAGTCCCGTCGCCGTGCATGCTGCGCGCGCCGACCTCGCCACACCGCCTTCTTCCCTGCAGTCTTCCTCCCTGCAGTCTTCCTCCCCACCTCGCTGGCACCCGCGCGCTCCCCGTGCTCTGCCGCGTCCGCGGGCTCCCGTGCGGCTTGACGCCGCCGCGCACCCcgggccatgatgctccccgctCGCTGCTCTGCGTGCGCATCCACGACACGCGGGGAAGAGCATCACCCCGGCTGTGCAAACCCCGCCGCGAGGAGCGCGGCATTTCCCACGCCCGCTTTTACACTTGCCGTCGTCTGCGCACTTTGCTCCGTGCCCGCTCCGGCGCCCAGGCGGACCGCGGAGGGCAGGCAGGCGCCGGGCGCTTCCCGGGCACATGGCTGCCGCGCAGGCCGTGCCCGCGCCCCGCGGGGTCTGCGTGCAGGGGAACGCCAcgagccgcagccccgctccgtgTTTATACTGTAAATAGCAGATACCACAGCAATAATTTTCCGTGCATGATTGATTTTTTCCTGCCAGGTTTTTGTATTTGACAGATCACAGTGAGACAAGTCTACTGAGAAGCGGCCACCTGCAGTATTACTTGTAATGCAATTCAGGGATATAAAAGGGACTTCTGCCACTAAGACGCCTGTCTCGGGAGATTTGTACCGACGGCGGCGGGCGGTGGCATGCGAGCACGGGGCGGACGGGGAAGCGAGCCGCAGGCATGCCCCAAGCCCCGAGATGCTCTGCACTCACACCCAAGGGGCTGCCCCAGCTCCGGGGCATCCCTTAGAAAACATCTGCCCCAAAATAAGTCATGGAAATGCCACTGGAGAGTGGACAAAAGGAGAGTGGCCACTAATCTGCCTAGGCGGCCAGCAGGGATCCCAGCAGTGCTCCAACACGCTCAAACCTCCTCCTGAAACCCCTCGGCCGTGCCAGGCGTTAATGCTCGGCGAGCAGATTTTACTACTCTCGTTGCAGCCCCTGTCACATTTGCACTCGTTCCCGCATGCCGAAGCACCGGGCCTGCTGGCCGGGAGCGACACGCAGCAGGGACCCCGCTCCCTCGCGGTGATTCCAGGTGCCCTGCAAAGGCTCCACAAATGGTGACCAAATGGGAGGCAAACTGTTTTCAGCCTCCAGCTCATTAGCAAACCCTTTGCTGGACCCTGTGCTCCCGGGCATCACCTCGC
Protein-coding regions in this window:
- the SCRT2 gene encoding transcriptional repressor scratch 2, producing MPRSFLVKKIKADAFPDAGVPAPSYAPLEPPYALPGPAAGDGYIPHCLAPTGYDADKKQGLPLPPADPAYAPAHEEYSDPESPQSSFSARYFHGEAAVTDSYSMDAFFITDGRSRRRSESQRRGSHRHSCPECGKTYATSSNLSRHKQTHRSLDSKMARKCPTCGKAYVSMPALAMHVLTHNLKHKCDVCGKAFSRPWLLQGHMRSHTGEKPFGCSHCGKAFADRSNLRAHMQTHSAFKHYKCKQCEKTFALKSYLNKHYESACFKGSEHSCAMGN